In the genome of Streptomyces sp. SAI-127, the window AACTCGACCGGTTCTGCGAGGCGATGATCGCCATCCGCGCGGAGATCGAGAAGGTCGGTTCGGGGGAGTGGGCCGCCGAGGACAACCCGCTGCGGAACGCTCCGCACACCGCCGGTGCGCTGGGCGGTGAGTGGGCGCACGCATATTCGCGCGAGGATGCCGTCTTCCCGGCCGGGGTGTCGGTCGCGGACAAGTACTGGCCGCCGGTACGGCGGATCGACCAGGCCTTCGGCGACCGGAACCTGGTGTGTTCGTGCCCGCCGCTGGACGCGTACGAGGACTGACCCGAGGTGATGAGGGCCCCGTTTCGGCGGGGCCCTTTTCCGCTACGTCCGTTACGCCGTGGCCAGTGATACTTCTGTCGACTTGATCAGGGCGACGACCGGGGCGCCGGCGGCGAGGGCGACGTCGGTCGCGGCGTCCGCGGTGATCGCGGAGGTCATGACGCCTCCCTCGACAGCGATCTTGACGGTGGCCATGGCGGCTCCGGTGACGACGGCGGTGACCGTGCCGGGGAGCTGGTTGCGGATGGACACGTTCTGGACCGGGGCGGAGGCGAGGGAGACCTCCGTCGACTTCACCAGGGCGCGTACGGGCGAGCCCTGGGTGAGGCCGAGTTCGGCGACGGACTCGAGGGTGATCGCGGCCGTGAGGTCCTGGCCGCCGTCGAGGCGGATCGTGACCGTTGCCATGGCCTCGCCCGGGGTGACGGTGGTGACGGTGCCGGGGAGCTGGTTGCGGATGCTCAGGGTCATGGGCATCAACGTAGGGCGTGTGATGGGCCGTGGCGGGGAGGTGTGCGGTCGCGCCGTTCGGGGCGGATCGCGGGCGCGCCCCGGTGTGCGACGGCGTCAGCCCGTGTGGACTCGGGGGCGGCGCGGGCGGTCCGGTTCTGCTTCTCGGAGGACCTCTCGGGTGACCGGGGCCACCTCGCCCTGGCCGAAGAGGAAGAAGCGGAGGAAGTTGGCGAAGGGGTTGCCCTCGGTCCACTCGAAGTAGATGTGGGGAGTGCAGCCGGTGGTGTCGCGGACGTGGAGAAGGAGGGCGGCGAGGGCGTTGGGGATGGAGGAGGACTCCAGGGTCAGGACGCGGTAGCGGTTGTGGAGAACCTCGCCCCGGACCGTCAGGCTCGCCTCGAATTCCGACGGGTCCAGGACCGTGACCTCCACGAACACGAAGTCCTCGCCGGGGATGTCGTTGTCCTCGCGGATCTGCTCGATCTTGTCGCGGTACTCGGCCTTGTCGCGCTGGTCGGGCTCGTTGGCGATGAAGCGCATCTTGCGGCTGGCCATGTCCCGGATGAAACGTTCCGCCATGTCGTCGAGCGTCACGTCGGTCACGCGGAGTTCGAAGGCGCGGGCCAGGCGGGACAGGAGGGAGACCAGGATGATGCCGGCGATGAAGCAGGCGCCGATCTTCACGCCGTCGGGGCGTTCGATGACGTTGACGACGGTCGTGTAGAGGAACACGGCGGAGATGACGGCGAAGCCGACGGTCCAGTTGCGCTGCCCGGCCTTGCGGGCGGCGATGGTCACCGCGATCGCCGCCGAGCTGATCAGCACCAGCACTCCGGTGGCGTATGCGCCGCCCTGGGCGTCGACGTCGGCGTCGAAGATCCAGGTGACCAGGAAGGCGATCAGGGTGAAGACGACGACCATGGGGCGCACGGCACGGGCCCAGTGCGGGGCCATGCCGTAGCGGGGCAGGTAGCGCGGCATCAGGTTGAGCAGGCCGGCCATCGCGGAGGCGCCGGCGAACCACAGGATGGCGATGGTCGAGACGTCGTAGACCGTGCCGAAGACGCCACCGAGGTAGTGGTGGGCGAGGTAGGCCAGGGCGCGGCCGTTGGCCGGGCCGCCCGACTCGAAGTCCTTCTCGGGGATGAGGAGGGTGGTGATGAAGCTGGTGGCGATCAGGAAGCAGCTCATCACGATGGCGGCGGTGGTGAGCAGCTTCTTGGTGTCGCGGATCCGCCCCTTGGGGTTCTCCTCGGTGTCGTCCGCGTCGCCCTTGACGTGTGGCATGACGGCGACGCCGGTCTCGAAGCCGGAGAGGCCGAGGGCGAGCTTGGGGAAGACGATCAGGGCCACGCCGATCATCACGAAGACGTTGCCGTGCTCGGCCGTCAGGGCGCTGGACCAGTCGGTGACGACATGGCCCGCGGTGATGACGTGCCACAGGCCGACGAACACGACGACGACGTTGAGGGCGAGGTAGATACCCACCAGGGCGACCGCGACGCCGATCGCCTCCAGAAAGCCCTTGAGGAACACCGCGCCGAGCAGGGCGACCAGGAACAGTGTGATCAGCATCTTGTGGTCGTGCAGAGTGCTGGTCAGGTGCGGGTTCTCGATCAGGTGGGTGGAGGCGTCAGCCGCGGACAGAGTGATGGTGATCAGGAAGTCGGTGGCGGCGAAGCCGAGCAGGGTCAGGACGAAGAGCTTGCCCTGCCAGAACGACAGCAGCCGTTCCAGCATCGAGATCGAACCCTCGCCGCGGGGGCTCTCCTCGGCCACCCGGCGGTACACGGGCAGAGCGCCCGCGAGGGTGACGATCACGAGGACGATCGTCGCGATGGGGGAGAGCAGGCCGGCCGCGAGGGCGGCGATGCCGGGCTGGTAACCGAGGGTGGAGAAGTAGTCGACGCCGGTCAGGCACATGACCCGCCACCAGCGCTGGCCCTGATGGGCCGGTTCCGGTGCGGCGTGGGGGCCCGTGTGGCCGCCGTCCCTGCCCATGTCGGACAGGCCCTCCAGCATCCAGGAGCGCAGGCGACTGGAAGGAGGGTGTTCGGTGGTGGCCATCGGGGGCGCTCCTGCGGTGCGGCTCAGCGGGGTTCCGGCCGCCCGGCTGACGGCGGGGACCAGCGTAAGCGGAGAGTGATGCCTGGGCCCATGGATGGAGGGCGCCAGGGCGTCAAGCTTCCGTTAAGACTCGGTCTGCGAAGGTCTGTGACGGGCGACGGTGCAGCTGTGAGGGGCGTATCTGCCCCGTGGACCCGTACGGACAGGTGGGGCAGGGTGGACACGCAGCGTTATGGGCAGGGGCGTGTCGAGCGTGCCCGTATCGACGTAGGAGTTCAGGTGACGGCCGTCTTCGTGGCCGTGAGGGAGCCGTCAAAGGTGTGCTGGGTGCGTCCGGACGAACCCTCGCCTTCTCCGCGGCCGGTGGGACGGCGAGGTCGTCGGGTCCTCGCAGGACTACTGCACGGGGAGGCGGCTGCGCTGGAGCCGCGGGCCGACGACCACGTCACGAAGCCGTGCGGCACAGAGCAGGTGAGCGGGGTCCGGTGTGGCCTTGTTCCCGCCCGAACATCCTCGCACAGCCGCCTTCCGTAAGGTTCGCCGGATAGATCGAATGTTTCGGGCCAACGGGTCGCTGGGGCCTCCTGGTCGCCGAGGGGGTGTACCAACCCGCACCGGCGTCCGATCCAGCTTACGAACCGCCCCGGACGCCTGACCCTGTACGCCACGGACCTCCTTCCCCGGTCGCCCTGAGAGGCGCCCCGAACTGCCCTGTCGCCGCACGCCCGCCCGGACGCCGTGACGGCGGCGTCGGCCTGTCCGCCCGCGTGGATGAGGGCGCAGCACCACGATGTCGAGGTGGCTGGGGGAGAGGCGAGCCCGATCGCCCGGAACCGCGCACCCTGTCCGCCGAGATCCGAACCGACCGCGTGCTGCTCCCAACAGGTCTGCGAAGGCCGTGCGTTGGGGCCCCGACGTGCTCGCCCACGGCATCGACGGTGCCCCTTCGTTCGCAGGCGACGGCCGCCGTCGCCCCACGCAGACGGACGACGGGCTGCACCGGCCGGACCATCGGCACGTACGTCAGCGAGGGTGCCGTGGCCTTCGACTGGTTCGACTCCTCAACATTCCCTGTGCACAAGGGGTTGCCACCGTTTGGCAGCTGTCTCTAGGGTGCGGCAGCAGCGAAGCTTTCTGGATCAACTCCGAAACTTTCGGACCGCAGGACGGACAAGGACGGCTCCGTCCCGTACCCAAGGAGCGCATCATGGGCGACCCGGCACTGTCCCGCCGTGGCTTTCTGGCGGCATCCGCCGCGGCCGGTCTGGGCATGACGACACTGACCGGCTGCGGCGGCGACTCGGGCGGAGGATCGTCCGACGGGACGACCACGGTGGAGTGGTGGAACATCTCCACCACCGAGCCGGCGAAGAGTGTCTGGGCGGCGCTCGCCAAGAAGTTCGAGGCCGCGAACCCCAAGGTCAAGATAAAGATCGTCCAGCTGGAGAACGACGCCTACAAGTCGAAGATGACGGCGCTGACCGCCTCCGGGAAGCTCCCCGACATCTTCCACACCTGGGGCGGCGGCGTCCTCAAGCAGCAGGTCGACGCGGGGCTCGTCGAGGATCTGACCGACCGGACCAAGCCGTGGGCCGACGGTCTTCTGAAGGTCACCAAGGAGCCGTACATCCTCGACGACAAGGTCTACGGCATCCCGTTCGACATGGGCATGATCGGGTTCTGGTACAACAAGGCGCTCTTCAAGAAGGCCGGTGTCAGCGAGCCGCCCACCACCTGGGGCGGGTTCCTGGAGGCCGTGAGCAAGCTGAAGTCCAGGAACATCACGCCCATCGCCCTCGCGGGCAAGGAGAAGTGGCCCGGCATGTACTACTGGGCCTACCTCGCGATGCGCACCGCCGGCATCGACGCCCTCCAGAAGGCCAGCGAGGACAAGGACTTCACCGCTGCGGGGTTCGTCGAGGCCGGTCGGCACCTCAAGGAACTCGTGGACCTCCAGCCCTTCCAGAAGGGGTTCCTCAACGCCGCCTACTCCACCCCCACCGGCCAGGCGGCGGCCGTCGGCAACGGCAAGGCGGCCATGGAACTCATGGGCCAGTGGGCCCCGTCCGTCCAGGCCGACTCCGGCAAGGGTCTCGGCAACGACCTTGGCTTCTTCCCGTTCCCGGCGGTCGAGGGCGGCAAGGGCGCCATCACCGAGGTGTTCGGCGGAGGCGGCGGACACGCCCTGCGCCGGGGTGCCCCGCAGGCGGCGGTCGACTTCCTGAAGTTCTTCGCCTCCGAGGCCACCGAGCTGGAACTGGTCAAGAAGACCAGCGTCCTTCCCGTGCTCCCGAACGCGGAGAAGGCCATGACCGACCCCAACCTCAAGCTCGTACAGGCGCAGTTGAAGGCCGCCACCGGCTTCCAGCTCTACCTCGACCAGGCGTACGCGCCCGCCGTGGGCCAGGAGGTCAACGACAGCGTGGCCGCGCTGATCGCCGGCTCCAAGTCCCCGGAACAGGTCGCCCAGTCGATCACGCAGACCGCGAAGGAAGAGCAGTAGCCCGCGATGACCTCCACGTTCCTCGCAGACAAGCGGAGCGGTCCGGGCACCGATCTCCCGCCCCCGGAATCAGTCAGGGCCCGGGGGCGGGGCCGGCGGCGTGTACTGCACTGGCTGACCGCGGTCGGCTTCCAACTGCCCGCCCTGGTGCTGTTCATCGGCATGGTCCTGCTGCCGATGCTGTTCGCCCTGTACGCCGCCTTCTTCCGCTGGGGCGGCTTCGGCATGCCCTCCGACTACGTCGGCACGGACAACTTCACCCAGCTCTTCGACAACCCGGTCTTCCTGGGCGACCTGTGGCGCTGCCTGGTCCTGGTCGTGCTGTCCCTCGCGTTCCAACTGCCGTTCGCGCTCGTCATGGCGGTCCTCCTCAACCAGAAGCTGCGCGGCAGGGCCGTCTACCGGATGCTGTTCTTCGCGCCCTACGTCCTGTCAGAAGCGATCACCGGCGTGCTGTTCAGCATGGTCTTCGCCCCGGACTCCGGACTCGCCGACCACATCTTCGGAGCGGTCGGCCTGGACGGCGTGGGCGGGCTGTGGTTCGCCGATCCCTCCTACGTCATGGCGACGCTCTTCCTGGTCATGATGTGGAAGTACTTCGGCTTCCACATGATGCTGTACCTGGCCGGACTCCAGTCCATCCCACGGGAGTTGACCGAGGCCGCTCTCATCGACGGCGCCAGCCCCTGGCAGCGGTTCCGCAACGTCACCCTGCCGCTCCTCGCGCCCACTCTGCGGATCAGCATCTTCCTGTCCGTCATCGGCTCGATCCAGCTCTTCGACCTCGTGTGGGTGGTCACCCAGGGCGGCCCCGACCACCACTCCGAAACCATGGCCGTGACCATGTTCCAGTACGGCTTCAAGCGCTACCAGGTCGGCTACGCCAGCGCGATCAGCGTGGTCATGTTCGGCATCTGCCTCGTCTTCGCCCTCGCTTACCAGCGGTTCGTGCTCCGCCGCGACCTCGAAGGGGCCACCACGACGATGAGGGGGGACGGCAAGTGACCGCTCGCAAGACCACCACCGCACGGACCCTGCCCCTGCACGTGATCCTCGTCGCCGTCGGCGCGGTGATGGTCGTACCCCTGGTGTACGCCGTCCTGTCCGGGTTCAAGTCCACCGACGAGCTCTCCAGCAATCCCTTCGGGCTGCCGAAGCGCTGGCTGACCAGCAACTACACCGACATCCTCGCCGGGGGCGACTTCTGGCGGCTGCTCGGCAGCAGCACGCTGATCGCGGTCGGTACGACGGTGCTGGTGGTCGCCGCGTCCGCGCTGGCCGCGTTCTCCTTCGCGCGGTTCGCCTTCCGTGGACGGGAGGCGCTGTTCACGCTCTTCACCATGGGGCTGATGTTCCCCTTCGCGGTGGCGGTGCTGCCGCTGTTCCTGTTGCTGCGCTCGCTCGGCCTGCTGGACAACCCGCTGGGCGTGATCCTGCCGCAGGCCGCCTTCGGGCTGCCGATGACGATCATCATCCTGCGCGCCTTCTTCCGGGAGATCCCCGGTGAGCTGGAGGAGGCGGCCACTCTCGACGGGTGCAGCCCGTTCGGGTTCTTCTGGCGCGTCCTGCTGCCGATGGCACGGCCCGCGCTCGGCACCGTCTCGGTGCTCGCCGTCGTCACCAGCTGGAACAACTTCATGCTGCCGCTGCTGGTGTTCACCGACAACACGTGGTGGACGCTCCCCATCGGTGTGCAGCAGTTCCAGGGCCAGTACTCCGCGGAGTACGCCCGCGTCTTCGCCTATCTCGTCCTGGCGATGGTTCCCGCCCTCGCCTTCTACTCCGTCGCCGAGCGCCAGCTCGTCGGCGGACTCACCGCCGGTGCCACGAAGGGCTGACCCCGGCGTTTCGAAGATCACGGCTCACCCACCCCCGCACGTGAGGAGTCGCACCATGCGCAAGAACCGTCTCAGACTCGCCGGAGTCCTGGCCGCAGTGGTGGTCGCGGCCGCCGCTCCCACCGCCCAGGCCCACGGCAAACCGTCCACCCTCGCCGACCTCGCCCAGCGCCACGGCCGGTACTTCGGCAGTGCCACCGACAACCCCGAACTCGTCGACGAGCCGTACAAGAAGATCCTCGGCAGCGAGTTCGACCAGATCACGCCGGGCAACGGCATGAAGTGGTACGCCACCGAACCCGAGCAGGGGGTCTTCGACTGGACCAACGGCGACGAGATCGTGAACCTCGCCCGCGCGAACCACCAGAAGGTGCGCGGCCACACTCTCGTGTGGCACAGCCAGTTGCCCGACTGGATCACCTCGCGCGAGTGGACGGCGGCCGAGCTGAGGCCCGTACTGAAGAAGCACATCCAGACCGAGGTGCGGCACTACCGGGGCAAGGTCTTCGCCTGGGACGTCGTCAACGAGGCCTTCAACGAGGACGGCACCTACCGGGAGACCGTCTTCTACAAGACCCTCGGCCCCGGCTACATCGCCGACGCCCTGCGCTGGGCCCGCCAGGCCGACCCCAAGGTCAAGCTCTACCTCAACGACTACAACATCGAGGGGATCGGGGCGAAGAGCGACGCCTACTACACCCTGGCCAAGGAGCTGAAGGCGCAGGGCGTCCCGCTCGACGGCATCGGTCTCCAGGCCCACCTGGCGCTCCAGTACGGCTATCCGACCACGCTGGAGGACAACCTCCGCCGCTTCTCCAAGCTGGGCCTCGACACCGCGCTCACCGAGGTCGACATCCGGATGATCCTGCCGGCGACCGACGAGAAGCTGGCCCAACAGGCCCAGTGGTACGCCGACTTGACCGATGCCTGTCTCGCGGTGCGCCGGTGTGTCGGGATCACCATCTGGGACTACACCGACAAGTACAGCTGGATACCCGCCTTCTTCGAGGGCCAGGGGGCCGCGCTGCCCTGGGACGAGCAGCTCCAGCCGAAGCCGGCGTACTACGCGATCCGGGCGGCGCTGAAGTAGGGGACGGCGGCGCTACGAGGACTCCCGTCGGTTCGTCCACGCGCTTCCGCCGGGCTCTGACCCAAGAGCCCGCTCCGGGCGACTCGGATCGGCCGCGCCGGTGGCCGGCTCGGGCCGCTCGGCCGCCGCCTGCCGGGGCCGCGGTGGGTCGCCGACGGGGGCGGCGGCGGGCCAAGGTCCCGGCCCGCCTCCCGGGGGGCCTCTCTCCGAGCGGGGCCGCTTCGCAGGGTGCGGGTGGCCTCGGGTGGTCCGCCCGAGGGTCTGCCCAGCCGGTCCGGCAGGCGTGTTTGTGTCTGTCGGGGTGGTGGCTCGGTTCGCCGGATGGGCCGTGGTCCGTCAGGGGATGGCTGGTGGTGTGGGGTGCGGCGGGCGTGTCGGTGTCTGCCGGGATGGCGCCCGTCAGCGGATGGCCGGTGGTGTGGTGCTCGAGCGCACCACCAGTTCCGTGCCCAGCTCCACGCGCGGTGAGTCCGGGCGTTCGCCGCGGGCGAGTTTGAGGACCGTGCGGACGGCCAGTTTGCCCATGTCGGCGAGTGGCTGGCGCACGGTGGTCAGTGGGGGCGACGACCAGCGGACTTCCGGAAGGTCGTCGAAACCCACCACGCTCATGTCCTCCGGCACCCTCAGCCCGCGTCTCCGCAGCGCCTCGATCGCACCGAGGGCCATCTGGTCGCTGGCCGCGAAGACGGCGGTCGGCGGCTCGGGCAGGTCGAGGAGCTTCTCGCAGCCGGCGAAGCCGGACTCCGGGTGGAAGTCGCCGGGCACGACCAGGGACTCGTCGAGGGTGAGCCCGGCGCCCTCGAGAGCGGCGCGGTAGCCGTCGTAGCGGGCCCGCGAGCACAGCAGCCGGGGCGGCCCCGCGATCAGGCCGATCCTGCGGTGGCCCAATGACAGCAGGTGATCGGTGGCCGCGAGCCCTCCCGACCAGTTGGCGGCGCCGATGGTGGGGGCGTCCAGTGCGGGGGAGCCGGCCGGGTCGACGACCACGAGCGGGACGCCCAGGGCGCGCAGCTCGTCGTGCAGGACCGTGTCGAGCGCCGAGGTGACGAGGACGACCCCGTCGGAGGCGCGAGCGCGCAGATTGCGCATCCACTCGCGTGCGTCGCCCGAGCGGCCGTGGATCGCGGAGACGACGGTCCCGACGCCCTCCGCGTGGGCGACCTCCTCGACCCCCCGGATGATCTCCACGGCCCAGGGGCTGTCGAGGTCGTTGAAGACCAGGTCGAGCAGGGCGGCGCGGGTGCCGGGGGCCGCGGGGCGCTTGCGGTAGCCGTACTTCTGGAGCAGCTCCTCGACGCGGGCGCGGGTGTGCGGGGACACGTCCGACCGGCCGTTGACCACCCGGGACACCGTCGGCACCGAGACCCCGGCCTGTCGGGCGATCTCCGTGATGGTGATTCTGCCCCGGGGCCCGGCGTCCGCCTCGCCTGCTCTCACTTGCCCACCTCCGCGTCAACGTCTCGAAACTTCCAGGAGTCTTCCGGAAAAGCGGGTTCCTGCACAAGGCGTCACAGGGAGTGATCGCCGTTGGACATGCGTCGGGGCCGGTGCGCAGACAGTCGCTGCGAGCCGGCCCCTCAGGTCTCCGGGCGGTACGGCGGCCGCCCGGGCGTTTTCAGGCGGCCGCCACCGCGAGGGGGCGGTGCGGGGCGATGACCCGGCCGTCGGGCAGGAGCTCACCGGTGTCCTCGAAGAGCAGAACGCCGTTGCACAGCAGGCTCCAGCCCTGCTCCGGGTGGTGCGCCACGAGGCGGGCGGACTCCCGGTCGGCGGAGGCGGCGGTGGGACACGGTGGCTGGTGCTGGCACATTGGTGGGATCTTTCGCTGTGTTGTGGTCATGACGTCCCCCGTTGCGATAACTCAGTCGGAACCCAGTGTTGCCCTACGGGCGTCAATCCGCAGGTATTTCGCATCACCACTTCTTCACAGGTTGGAGACGCTTCACCCGGCCGGACGGTTCATCCCAACTGCACTGTCCCTTCGGATGGTTCGCAGTGGCCGGATAGGGCTAGTCCACCTGGAGTCAGACCCGAGTTGGGCTCGTCCGAGCAATTGTGCGCTCGTACGAGCAAATGGTCTTCTGTGTGATCCCTGGGGATTTTGTACGACCCTAATGGCACCGGAAACGGAGTCGTACCCCGCTACCCGGAATTCGGGGCGGGGCACGAGGTGGTGGGCGACTCGAGCGGACGAACTCAGGCGGGCGAGCCGAGGAGCGGGGCCGGAGTCACCCGATGGGCGAGTACCGGGAGCAGCTCGGCTGCCCGGTGCGGGCGGTGGGCGGCGATGCCGGGCGGGGCCGGCGCCAGTGGGACGAGCAGGTCGGTGGCGGCGAGGCGGCCCGTGGCGGCGTCCGCCGCGCAGTCGCCGTGCAGCCACAGCGCGAGCATGTAGAGGCCCGGGATCGACAGCAGGCGCGGCTGGTACGGCTGCTGCATCACCTCCGCCTGACGCAGTGCCCGCTCGGTGGACGCGATGTAGGGGCCCTCGAAGAAGTGCGAGAAGGCCCAGCCGTCCGGGGTCAGCATGGTCTCGGCCGCGGCCACCGAGCGATCGCCGCAGCGGATCAGGAAACGCCACCCGGTCAGCCGGGTGGCGGTGCCGTCCAGGACGTGTACGGGTAGGGGGAGCTCGGGTGTGACGGGTCCCTGGGCGCGGAGCAGGGAGGGGGTCCGGGCCTCGCGGACCGCGGTGGGCGAGGCGAGTGCGGTGAGGACGGAGCGAAGTGCTGGGGCGGGAGCCGGGGGTACATGCAGCGGCATGGTGGGTCGCCTCTCATTCGACAGGCATGGTGGCGCGAGGGCGGGGGCGGACGGCGCTGTCAGCTCACGAAGGTCAGAGAGGCGGGGGCCGGGGTCCGGTGACGCGGGTGCGGGTGGGACTGCTGTGCGTCACCTGACGGCAGGATCCAGGACCGCGGGTGCCAACCCTCTGCCTTGTTCGCGAAGTTTATACGACATGTGTTCAGACAGTGTTTCGTCTAGCCGCTTCCATCGCGCGGGGCAAGGGGCCATTCGGTCGGCGATACGCGAGAATGATCCCGATACCGTGACTCTTCGCGGCGGTGACCTCGGGAAATGTTCGGGAAGTGGTCGGCCAATTCTCGTCGGCGTTTTTCACGAGTTCTTCGGGGCACTCGAAACTGCTGAGTGCTCCATGCCGAGTGAATGTGCCACCGG includes:
- a CDS encoding TOBE domain-containing protein, which encodes MTLSIRNQLPGTVTTVTPGEAMATVTIRLDGGQDLTAAITLESVAELGLTQGSPVRALVKSTEVSLASAPVQNVSIRNQLPGTVTAVVTGAAMATVKIAVEGGVMTSAITADAATDVALAAGAPVVALIKSTEVSLATA
- a CDS encoding amino acid transporter, with amino-acid sequence MATTEHPPSSRLRSWMLEGLSDMGRDGGHTGPHAAPEPAHQGQRWWRVMCLTGVDYFSTLGYQPGIAALAAGLLSPIATIVLVIVTLAGALPVYRRVAEESPRGEGSISMLERLLSFWQGKLFVLTLLGFAATDFLITITLSAADASTHLIENPHLTSTLHDHKMLITLFLVALLGAVFLKGFLEAIGVAVALVGIYLALNVVVVFVGLWHVITAGHVVTDWSSALTAEHGNVFVMIGVALIVFPKLALGLSGFETGVAVMPHVKGDADDTEENPKGRIRDTKKLLTTAAIVMSCFLIATSFITTLLIPEKDFESGGPANGRALAYLAHHYLGGVFGTVYDVSTIAILWFAGASAMAGLLNLMPRYLPRYGMAPHWARAVRPMVVVFTLIAFLVTWIFDADVDAQGGAYATGVLVLISSAAIAVTIAARKAGQRNWTVGFAVISAVFLYTTVVNVIERPDGVKIGACFIAGIILVSLLSRLARAFELRVTDVTLDDMAERFIRDMASRKMRFIANEPDQRDKAEYRDKIEQIREDNDIPGEDFVFVEVTVLDPSEFEASLTVRGEVLHNRYRVLTLESSSIPNALAALLLHVRDTTGCTPHIYFEWTEGNPFANFLRFFLFGQGEVAPVTREVLREAEPDRPRRPRVHTG
- a CDS encoding extracellular solute-binding protein, translated to MGDPALSRRGFLAASAAAGLGMTTLTGCGGDSGGGSSDGTTTVEWWNISTTEPAKSVWAALAKKFEAANPKVKIKIVQLENDAYKSKMTALTASGKLPDIFHTWGGGVLKQQVDAGLVEDLTDRTKPWADGLLKVTKEPYILDDKVYGIPFDMGMIGFWYNKALFKKAGVSEPPTTWGGFLEAVSKLKSRNITPIALAGKEKWPGMYYWAYLAMRTAGIDALQKASEDKDFTAAGFVEAGRHLKELVDLQPFQKGFLNAAYSTPTGQAAAVGNGKAAMELMGQWAPSVQADSGKGLGNDLGFFPFPAVEGGKGAITEVFGGGGGHALRRGAPQAAVDFLKFFASEATELELVKKTSVLPVLPNAEKAMTDPNLKLVQAQLKAATGFQLYLDQAYAPAVGQEVNDSVAALIAGSKSPEQVAQSITQTAKEEQ
- a CDS encoding sugar ABC transporter permease, whose protein sequence is MTSTFLADKRSGPGTDLPPPESVRARGRGRRRVLHWLTAVGFQLPALVLFIGMVLLPMLFALYAAFFRWGGFGMPSDYVGTDNFTQLFDNPVFLGDLWRCLVLVVLSLAFQLPFALVMAVLLNQKLRGRAVYRMLFFAPYVLSEAITGVLFSMVFAPDSGLADHIFGAVGLDGVGGLWFADPSYVMATLFLVMMWKYFGFHMMLYLAGLQSIPRELTEAALIDGASPWQRFRNVTLPLLAPTLRISIFLSVIGSIQLFDLVWVVTQGGPDHHSETMAVTMFQYGFKRYQVGYASAISVVMFGICLVFALAYQRFVLRRDLEGATTTMRGDGK
- a CDS encoding carbohydrate ABC transporter permease, coding for MVVPLVYAVLSGFKSTDELSSNPFGLPKRWLTSNYTDILAGGDFWRLLGSSTLIAVGTTVLVVAASALAAFSFARFAFRGREALFTLFTMGLMFPFAVAVLPLFLLLRSLGLLDNPLGVILPQAAFGLPMTIIILRAFFREIPGELEEAATLDGCSPFGFFWRVLLPMARPALGTVSVLAVVTSWNNFMLPLLVFTDNTWWTLPIGVQQFQGQYSAEYARVFAYLVLAMVPALAFYSVAERQLVGGLTAGATKG
- a CDS encoding endo-1,4-beta-xylanase, with translation MRKNRLRLAGVLAAVVVAAAAPTAQAHGKPSTLADLAQRHGRYFGSATDNPELVDEPYKKILGSEFDQITPGNGMKWYATEPEQGVFDWTNGDEIVNLARANHQKVRGHTLVWHSQLPDWITSREWTAAELRPVLKKHIQTEVRHYRGKVFAWDVVNEAFNEDGTYRETVFYKTLGPGYIADALRWARQADPKVKLYLNDYNIEGIGAKSDAYYTLAKELKAQGVPLDGIGLQAHLALQYGYPTTLEDNLRRFSKLGLDTALTEVDIRMILPATDEKLAQQAQWYADLTDACLAVRRCVGITIWDYTDKYSWIPAFFEGQGAALPWDEQLQPKPAYYAIRAALK
- a CDS encoding LacI family DNA-binding transcriptional regulator; this translates as MRAGEADAGPRGRITITEIARQAGVSVPTVSRVVNGRSDVSPHTRARVEELLQKYGYRKRPAAPGTRAALLDLVFNDLDSPWAVEIIRGVEEVAHAEGVGTVVSAIHGRSGDAREWMRNLRARASDGVVLVTSALDTVLHDELRALGVPLVVVDPAGSPALDAPTIGAANWSGGLAATDHLLSLGHRRIGLIAGPPRLLCSRARYDGYRAALEGAGLTLDESLVVPGDFHPESGFAGCEKLLDLPEPPTAVFAASDQMALGAIEALRRRGLRVPEDMSVVGFDDLPEVRWSSPPLTTVRQPLADMGKLAVRTVLKLARGERPDSPRVELGTELVVRSSTTPPAIR
- a CDS encoding DUF5999 family protein, which produces MCQHQPPCPTAASADRESARLVAHHPEQGWSLLCNGVLLFEDTGELLPDGRVIAPHRPLAVAAA